In the Anastrepha obliqua isolate idAnaObli1 chromosome 1, idAnaObli1_1.0, whole genome shotgun sequence genome, one interval contains:
- the LOC129244978 gene encoding uridine-cytidine kinase isoform X3, whose protein sequence is MDVDKTLLIPNNEHKTDIKTPFLIGVAGGTASGKSTVCNKIMEQLGQADMDQAQRQVVSISQDSFYRELTPAEKTKAQKGLFNFDHPDAFNENLMYDSLQDILKGKIVKVPCYDYRANSLDHENMLTIYPADVVLFEGILVFYFPKIRDLFHMKLFVDTDSDTRLARRVPRDINERGRDLDAVLTQYMTFVKPAFEEFCSPTKKFADVIIPRGADNTVAIDLIVHHIGEILRPGGSTNNLNASSSVHTTINSTAGGMVREH, encoded by the exons ATGGATGTCGACAAAACATTACTGATCCCAAATAATGAACACAAAACAGATATAAAAACACCTTTTCTCATTGGTGTGGCGGGTGGAACTGCCAGTGGAAAG TCGACAGTATGTAATAAAATTATGGAACAGCTGGGCCAAGCTGATATGGATCAAGCGCAGCGGCAG GTTGTCTCAATCAGTCAAGATAGCTTTTATCGTGAGCTAACACCCGCTGAAAAAACGAAAGCTCAAAAGGGTCTCTTCAATTTCGATCACCCGGATGCGTTCAATGAGAATTTGATGTATGATTCGTTGCAGGATATATTAAAGGGCAAAATTGTTAAGGTGCCATGTTATGATTATCGCGCAAATTCGCT TGACCATGAAAATATGCTAACTATTTATCCGGCTGATGTGGTGCTGTTCGAGGGTATactagtattttattttcccaAAATACGTGACCTCTTTCACATGAAACTATTTGTGGATACAGACTCTGATACGCGGTTGGCGCGAAGAG TGCCGCGTGATATCAATGAACGTGGTCGCGATTTAGACGCCGTACTGACGCAGTATATGACATTCGTTAAGCCTGCCTTTGAAGAGTTTTGCTCGCCG ACGAAAAAATTCGCAGATGTAATAATACCGCGTGGTGCTGATAACACAG TTGCCATTGATCTCATTGTACATCATATCGGAGAAATTCTTAGACCCGGCGGCAGCACTAACAACTTAAATGCCTCCTCGTCAGTACACACAACAATAAATAGTACAGCTGGCGGCATGGTGCGCGAACACTAG